In Paludibaculum fermentans, the genomic stretch CCAATTCCGTACTCCTGCAGACGGGTTCAACGGCCGGAACGATCGTTCTGACAGCCGACATGGGCGGTTTGACGGAGCAGGCCATGTATCGCATCGACCCCGCCCCGGTCGTCTTCACGGCATCTAAGGCCAGTATTTCCAGCTCTTTAGCGGAGGTTCTGCTCACCGGCGTCGACAACACGCGCTCCACCGGCAAAATCGCTTTCAGCTTCCTCCGGAGCGACGGCCAGCCGGCCTCGCCCGGCCGCATGGAGGTCGACGTAACCTCTTCATTCAACAACTACTTCTCGACCTCAGGCACGGGCACCTTCCAACTTCGGGCAAGCTTCCCCGTGACAGGCGATGCCGCCGGTTTGACTGGTGTCGATGTCGAAATCACGAACGTACAGGGAGCTACCCAGTCAGGACGCCTTCCTCTCAAGTAGTTACACTGGCAATGTGAAGCCCATTGCCCTCACCATCGCCGGCTCCGACCCCAGCGGCGGCGCCGGCATTCAGGCCGATCTCAAGACGTTTCATCAGTTTGGCGTCTACGGCCAGGCTGTCATCACGCTGCTGACTGTCCAGAACACGCAAAACGTCTTCGACGTCCAGGTACTGAAACCCGAGTTTGTGGTGGCCCAGATTCAGGCCATTCTCGACGACATGCCCCCTAAGGCAGCCAAAACCGGAGCCCTCGGCACCGCGGAAGTCGTTGAAGCCGTTGCGGATATGGCGAAGCGCTTCCCGTTCCCGCTGGTCGTTGACCCGGTGATGATCAGCAAGCACGGCGCTCCGCTCATCGCCGCCGAAGCCCGTTCCGCGCTGCTCGAAAAGCTGCTGCCGCTGGCCAGGCTGGTGATGCCCAATCTGCACGAAGCCGCTGCTTTGACAGGACTTACGGTGGAAACCCGCGACCAGATGGAGGCCGCCGCGCGGCGCCTCTTCGACACCTGCGGCTGCCACGTGCTGGTCAAAGGCGGCCATCTCGCCGGAGTCGCGCTGGACCTGCTTCTGCTTGACGGCAAAGCACTTCACGAGTTTCCAGCCGATCGCATCGAGACGGTCCACACGCATGGAACCGGCTGCACTTACTCGGCAGCGGTCACTGCCGGTTTGGCCTTGGGTCTACCCCTGCCCCAGGCCGTTCGATCCGCGAAAGAGTTCATAACAGAGGCGATCCGGACCAATCCCGGTCTGGGTCATGGCTGCGGACCGGTCAACCACCACGCTCGCAACCACCTTTACAATGAATGAGTGGCATTTCTCCCCGTCGACGAGCAGTTGAACTATTTGCGGAAAGGGTTCTCGGAGATCATCCGGGAAGAGGACCTGAAGGAGCGCCTGACCCAGGCGGCCCTGGCGAATCGCCCTTTGCGCGTCAAGGCGGGCTTCGATCCGACCGCGCCCGACCTCCATCTCGGCCATACCGTCCTGCTTCGCAAGATGAAGCATTTCCAAGACTTAGGCCATAAGGTCATCTTCCTGATCGGTGATGCAACCGGCCTGATCGGCGACCCGACCGGCCGCAACGCGCTGCGTCCGCCGATGACCCGCGAAGAGATCAATCGCAACGCCGATACCTATAAGGAGCAGGTGTTCCAGATCCTCGATCCCGAGAAGACCGAGGTTCGGTTCAACTACGACTGGCTGGGCGCGCTGCGTTTTGAGGACATGATCCGGCTGACTTCCAAGTACACAGTCGCCCGGATTCTGGAGCGCGACGATTTCGCGAAGCGCTACCGCGAGTCGGTGCCGATCTCGGTGCACGAGATGCTATACCCGCTGGCGCAGGGCTACGACTCGGTCGCGCTGGAATGCGA encodes the following:
- the thiD gene encoding bifunctional hydroxymethylpyrimidine kinase/phosphomethylpyrimidine kinase, producing MKPIALTIAGSDPSGGAGIQADLKTFHQFGVYGQAVITLLTVQNTQNVFDVQVLKPEFVVAQIQAILDDMPPKAAKTGALGTAEVVEAVADMAKRFPFPLVVDPVMISKHGAPLIAAEARSALLEKLLPLARLVMPNLHEAAALTGLTVETRDQMEAAARRLFDTCGCHVLVKGGHLAGVALDLLLLDGKALHEFPADRIETVHTHGTGCTYSAAVTAGLALGLPLPQAVRSAKEFITEAIRTNPGLGHGCGPVNHHARNHLYNE